One window of the Chryseotalea sp. WA131a genome contains the following:
- a CDS encoding DUF58 domain-containing protein produces the protein MRDLLKKLRKYEIQIRKAVNSQMQGDFRSVFKGTGLEFDDVRPYQYGDDIRTIDWNVSAKGHGTFVKTFREEKEQTIFFILDVSASQDIGSPGRTKVDVGKEICGVLALAGAKESSQIGMIAYSDEREKFIKPKKGIQQAYDIIYNIFKLIPHSRKTNLKKAISFALNSIKRRSVIIMLSDFIDEDYYHDLKSLARRHDLVIVQISDNRETQLPKLGIIPVVDMETRKTIWVNTSFGGFREAIATHHSQRQKQLADFSRKHQINFVAVDTNEDYVPKLLKLFKVRNQSFKLV, from the coding sequence ATGAGAGACCTGTTAAAAAAACTGCGGAAGTACGAGATCCAGATTCGCAAGGCGGTGAACAGCCAAATGCAGGGCGATTTTCGTTCGGTGTTTAAAGGTACGGGCTTGGAGTTTGACGATGTGCGCCCCTACCAATATGGGGATGACATTCGCACGATTGATTGGAACGTATCGGCCAAGGGGCACGGAACATTTGTGAAAACCTTTCGCGAAGAAAAAGAGCAAACGATTTTTTTTATTTTAGACGTGAGCGCCTCGCAAGACATTGGCTCGCCTGGCCGCACCAAAGTGGATGTGGGCAAAGAAATTTGTGGCGTGTTGGCGTTGGCGGGTGCCAAAGAATCGAGCCAGATTGGTATGATTGCTTACTCTGACGAGCGTGAAAAATTCATCAAGCCAAAAAAGGGGATTCAACAAGCATACGATATTATTTATAACATCTTCAAATTGATTCCCCACTCGCGGAAAACAAATCTAAAGAAAGCCATTTCATTTGCGCTAAACAGCATCAAGCGCAGAAGTGTGATTATCATGCTATCTGATTTTATTGATGAAGATTATTACCACGATTTGAAATCGCTGGCACGCAGGCACGATTTGGTGATTGTGCAGATAAGCGACAATCGTGAAACCCAATTGCCGAAATTAGGCATCATTCCCGTGGTGGACATGGAGACGAGGAAAACGATTTGGGTAAACACCTCGTTTGGGGGCTTTCGTGAAGCCATTGCCACTCACCATAGCCAGCGGCAAAAACAATTGGCCGACTTTAGCCGTAAACATCAAATCAACTTTGTGGCTGTGGATACAAATGAAGACTACGTTCCTAAATTATTAAAGTTATTTAAGGTAAGAAACCAATCGTTTAAACTGGTGTGA
- a CDS encoding DUF4296 domain-containing protein, with product MYSYRTSLFIFLTLPLLLVSCGSKETAPKAVLPKDKLTSLIIEMYLAEAKLDGLPIQKDSSIKFFIPREKKILEKLGVPDSALRITYEYYLKHPKEFEEVYDAVIDSLNLREQRIK from the coding sequence ATGTACTCCTATCGAACTAGTTTGTTCATTTTTTTGACTTTACCATTGCTGCTGGTAAGCTGTGGATCTAAAGAGACTGCCCCAAAAGCCGTTTTGCCAAAAGATAAGCTGACATCCCTAATTATTGAGATGTACTTAGCAGAAGCCAAGCTCGATGGTTTGCCCATTCAAAAAGACTCCAGCATTAAATTTTTTATACCCCGCGAAAAAAAGATTTTGGAGAAATTGGGCGTACCAGATTCTGCCTTGCGCATCACCTATGAATACTATCTGAAACACCCCAAAGAGTTTGAAGAAGTATACGATGCGGTCATTGATAGCCTGAACCTGCGCGAGCAACGAATCAAATGA
- a CDS encoding Smr/MutS family protein, with the protein MIYPTTFESKIGFDQIRERLKQHCLSSLGAQEVEAISFQSDYQPVFTLLKQADEFCQLQTKGETFPIRNWWDPSQHLNTLTVDGTYWEEQQFYHCRLSLSTYFQAKEFLEKNSELYPYLFQQIEFVSLPKRLIESIDSKLDDTAKIKDNATSELQQIRRQLKLEEGKVRKLTEQLFRTASAEGYVPEGASPTIREGRLVIPVLAEHKRKIKGFIVDESATGQTIYLEPAEVLDANNEIRDLQHAERREVIKVLRELTRMMAAYLPELKNVFEWMGKIDLVSAKAKLANELDACLPQIENSPQLQWFVARHPLLVLSFKGEKKVVPLTIELNDEDKFLLVSGPNAGGKSVCLKTVGLLQYMLQCGLLVPAQSHSRFGIFQHIYIDIGDQQSIENDLSTYSSHLKNMGYFLKQSNANTLVLLDELGSGTDPNFGGGIAQAVLDSLLERKVWGVATTHYYNLKVFAENKVGIKNASMQFDTNSLRPLFVLEIGKPGSSFALEIARKTGLPDSALQKAEQIIGKELTGLETLMKTVAEEKLSLAKREREFKEKQELLHVELNRYKQLNSELDTRKKEIINKAKTEAAHLLKETNREIEKTIRHIQENKAHKNETRKVRSNLQQLASKVKPEESIHPTEAVELKVGDNVRIIGQEVSGKLLSIKGNSAMVQFGQLLANLKITQLVRSDLSEVVPAELKRAHASGINVMAKQANFNPQLDIRGMRSEEVEPLLMQFLDDAILLSQSQLKIIHGKGEGILRKVVRERLKKTKAVASFTDEHADRGGDGATVVVLK; encoded by the coding sequence ATGATTTACCCTACCACTTTTGAATCTAAAATCGGCTTCGACCAAATCCGCGAGCGGCTCAAGCAACATTGCCTAAGTTCGCTTGGCGCGCAGGAAGTAGAAGCTATTTCTTTTCAAAGTGATTATCAACCAGTTTTTACGCTACTCAAACAAGCAGACGAATTCTGTCAGTTGCAGACCAAAGGCGAAACATTTCCCATCCGCAATTGGTGGGATCCATCCCAGCACCTCAACACATTAACCGTTGATGGCACCTATTGGGAAGAACAACAATTTTACCACTGCCGTTTGTCGCTGTCTACCTATTTCCAAGCCAAGGAGTTTCTCGAAAAAAACAGTGAGTTATATCCGTACTTGTTTCAGCAGATTGAATTTGTCTCATTACCAAAAAGGTTGATAGAATCAATTGATAGCAAACTAGATGATACAGCGAAAATTAAGGACAATGCAACTTCTGAGCTTCAACAAATCCGTAGGCAACTAAAACTTGAGGAAGGAAAAGTCCGCAAATTAACCGAACAACTATTTAGAACGGCTTCAGCAGAAGGCTATGTGCCAGAAGGTGCTTCACCAACCATCCGCGAAGGTCGATTGGTGATTCCAGTTCTGGCAGAGCATAAAAGAAAAATAAAAGGTTTTATTGTGGATGAATCGGCCACTGGTCAAACCATTTACCTGGAGCCTGCCGAAGTATTGGATGCCAATAATGAAATTCGCGATTTACAACATGCTGAGCGAAGAGAGGTGATCAAGGTGTTAAGGGAGCTAACGCGCATGATGGCCGCTTACTTGCCAGAGTTAAAGAATGTTTTTGAGTGGATGGGCAAGATTGATTTGGTAAGTGCCAAAGCAAAGCTGGCCAACGAATTGGATGCATGCCTTCCACAAATAGAAAACTCGCCACAACTGCAGTGGTTTGTGGCGAGGCATCCGCTGTTGGTGCTAAGTTTTAAAGGAGAAAAAAAAGTAGTTCCGCTCACAATTGAATTAAATGATGAAGATAAATTCTTATTGGTTTCAGGGCCAAACGCTGGCGGCAAGTCGGTTTGCTTAAAAACAGTGGGCCTATTGCAATACATGCTTCAATGTGGGTTGCTCGTTCCGGCCCAGTCCCATTCACGCTTTGGCATTTTTCAACATATCTATATCGACATAGGCGATCAGCAGTCGATTGAAAATGATTTGAGCACCTACAGCTCGCACCTCAAAAATATGGGCTACTTTCTCAAACAATCCAATGCCAATACGCTGGTGTTGTTAGACGAACTTGGCTCAGGCACCGATCCCAATTTTGGAGGTGGCATTGCACAAGCTGTGTTGGATAGTTTGCTCGAAAGAAAAGTGTGGGGTGTGGCCACCACCCATTATTACAATTTGAAAGTATTTGCCGAAAATAAAGTGGGAATTAAAAATGCTTCGATGCAGTTCGATACCAATAGTTTGCGGCCTTTGTTTGTGTTGGAAATTGGAAAGCCTGGTAGTTCGTTTGCATTGGAGATTGCCCGCAAAACTGGATTGCCTGATTCAGCCCTCCAAAAAGCAGAGCAAATCATTGGCAAGGAATTGACTGGCTTGGAAACATTGATGAAGACCGTTGCCGAAGAAAAATTAAGCTTGGCAAAAAGGGAAAGAGAATTTAAAGAAAAACAAGAGTTGTTGCACGTAGAGCTCAATCGATACAAGCAATTGAACAGCGAACTGGATACACGCAAAAAGGAAATCATCAATAAGGCAAAGACCGAGGCCGCCCACTTATTAAAAGAAACCAACCGGGAGATCGAAAAGACCATTCGTCACATACAAGAAAACAAAGCCCATAAAAATGAAACGCGCAAGGTGCGTAGCAACCTGCAACAGTTGGCCTCTAAAGTAAAGCCTGAAGAAAGCATTCACCCAACGGAAGCAGTTGAATTAAAAGTGGGGGACAATGTTCGCATCATTGGGCAAGAAGTTTCAGGTAAGCTGCTGTCCATCAAAGGTAATTCGGCCATGGTACAGTTTGGGCAATTGTTAGCTAATTTAAAGATTACCCAATTGGTGCGAAGCGATTTATCTGAAGTGGTACCGGCTGAATTGAAGCGAGCCCATGCTTCAGGTATAAATGTGATGGCCAAGCAAGCCAATTTCAATCCGCAATTGGATATACGAGGTATGCGGTCGGAAGAAGTAGAGCCATTGCTCATGCAGTTTTTAGACGATGCAATTCTGCTAAGCCAGAGTCAGTTGAAAATCATTCATGGAAAAGGAGAAGGCATTTTGCGCAAAGTAGTGCGCGAACGGTTGAAGAAAACGAAAGCAGTTGCTTCTTTTACCGATGAACATGCCGATAGGGGAGGCGATGGTGCAACCGTGGTAGTACTGAAATAA
- a CDS encoding ATP-binding cassette domain-containing protein, whose translation MKIIAHQLGKRFEREWIFRNFSAEFSSGNTYAILGPNGSGKSTLMQVLWGQMIPSRGSVSYQINEKPIAISEVFQYVSIATPYMDLIDEFTLKEMVEFHFRHKSVRMALNATQIMEAMNLSSSKDKPIRDFSSGMRQRLKLGLLFNTKSSMYFLDEPTTNLDSQAKDWYWQQLTKLPHEALIIIASNQVEEYPSSAIKIDILRFK comes from the coding sequence ATGAAAATTATTGCCCACCAGTTAGGCAAGCGGTTTGAACGAGAGTGGATCTTCCGGAATTTTTCGGCTGAATTTTCGAGCGGTAATACCTACGCCATACTAGGGCCAAACGGATCGGGCAAATCAACCCTCATGCAAGTTTTGTGGGGGCAAATGATCCCTAGCCGCGGAAGCGTCTCTTATCAAATCAACGAGAAACCAATAGCAATCTCAGAAGTATTCCAATACGTGTCGATTGCTACACCTTACATGGATTTGATCGATGAGTTCACCTTGAAAGAAATGGTGGAGTTTCATTTTAGACACAAATCAGTGCGGATGGCTTTGAACGCGACTCAAATCATGGAAGCCATGAACCTTTCGTCATCAAAAGACAAACCCATTCGCGATTTCTCCTCAGGCATGCGGCAGCGATTAAAGTTGGGATTGCTCTTCAATACTAAATCCAGTATGTATTTTTTAGATGAACCAACCACCAACTTAGATTCGCAAGCAAAGGACTGGTATTGGCAACAACTGACTAAGCTTCCGCACGAAGCATTGATCATAATTGCCTCCAATCAAGTGGAAGAATACCCATCATCGGCTATTAAAATTGATATTTTGCGGTTTAAATAA
- the lpxA gene encoding acyl-ACP--UDP-N-acetylglucosamine O-acyltransferase has product MSYHPLAHVHPDAKIGNNVVIEPFATVKGDVVIGDNSWIGPNAIVWEGSRLGKNVKVYPGASISSVPQDLKFAGEKTETFIGDNTVIREYVTISRGTNDKFKTVIGNNCLLMAYVHVAHDCIIGNNCILVNAVQVAGHVEIEDWAIIGGSSAVHQFVKVGAHVMVSGGSLVRKDVPPYTKAAREPLTYAGINSVGLRRRGFDTDKITEIQEIYRYIFLKGLNNAKALDLVEQELPVSDERDYIIRFIRASERGIMKGISNAVGSFE; this is encoded by the coding sequence ATGAGTTACCATCCATTGGCCCATGTACACCCCGATGCCAAAATCGGAAATAATGTTGTGATAGAACCTTTTGCAACCGTCAAAGGGGATGTGGTAATTGGCGATAACTCATGGATTGGCCCCAACGCTATTGTATGGGAAGGTTCCAGACTTGGAAAAAATGTAAAAGTGTACCCTGGCGCTTCGATCTCCTCTGTTCCACAAGATTTAAAATTTGCGGGCGAAAAAACGGAAACGTTTATCGGTGACAATACAGTTATCCGCGAGTACGTAACAATCAGCAGAGGCACAAACGATAAATTCAAAACGGTGATTGGCAACAATTGCTTGTTGATGGCCTATGTACATGTTGCCCATGATTGTATTATTGGCAACAACTGTATTCTGGTGAATGCAGTGCAAGTGGCAGGTCATGTAGAGATTGAAGATTGGGCCATCATTGGTGGTTCAAGTGCGGTTCATCAATTTGTGAAAGTCGGTGCTCATGTGATGGTTTCCGGAGGTTCGCTCGTCCGTAAAGATGTTCCGCCCTATACCAAAGCAGCACGTGAGCCACTGACCTATGCCGGCATCAACTCTGTTGGCCTACGCAGAAGAGGGTTTGATACCGATAAGATTACAGAGATTCAAGAAATCTACCGATACATCTTTTTGAAGGGACTGAACAACGCCAAAGCGTTGGATTTGGTAGAGCAAGAATTACCAGTAAGCGATGAACGTGATTATATCATAAGATTTATTCGGGCCTCTGAGCGGGGTATTATGAAGGGTATCTCCAATGCGGTAGGTTCATTCGAATAA
- a CDS encoding bifunctional UDP-3-O-[3-hydroxymyristoyl] N-acetylglucosamine deacetylase/3-hydroxyacyl-ACP dehydratase produces MLNHKQQTIKKSVTISGVGLHTGVQTNMTFVPAKPNHGIKFQRIDLPGSPIIDADCDRVVDVSRGTTIEQSGARISTIEHTLAALVGLEIDNVLIQLDGPEAPIMDGSSIQFVNAIKEIGTEEQNALRDFFEVQDSIFYREAARNVEIAALPLDDYRVTVMVDYNSPVLGSQHASITSIQQFEKEIASCRTFCFLHELEMLYKNNLIKGGDLNNAIVIVDRVVEPDELENIAKMLGKPKVEVKKEGILNNIELRYNNEPARHKLLDIVGDLALAGRPLKAQVLAARPGHAANVAFAKKLKKQMQESDKKGVPKYNPSLPPVMDINKITNTLPHRYPFLLIDKIIYLDSERVVGVKNVTINENFFQGHFPGNPVMPGVLQVEAMAQIGGVLVLNTVPDPENYWTYFLGIDEFRFRKMVLPGDALVIQCDLLAPIRRGIAKMAGRAYVGNTLVCEGTMTASIVRKDL; encoded by the coding sequence ATGCTTAATCATAAACAGCAAACCATTAAGAAGTCTGTAACGATTTCTGGTGTTGGATTACATACCGGGGTTCAGACCAACATGACCTTTGTTCCCGCCAAGCCAAATCACGGAATCAAATTTCAGCGCATCGATTTGCCAGGCTCTCCTATCATCGATGCGGATTGCGATCGGGTGGTTGATGTTTCGCGCGGAACCACCATTGAACAGAGTGGTGCTCGCATAAGCACCATTGAGCATACGTTGGCTGCGTTGGTGGGTTTAGAGATTGATAATGTATTGATTCAGCTAGATGGCCCTGAAGCACCAATCATGGATGGTAGTTCCATTCAATTCGTAAATGCTATAAAGGAAATTGGCACAGAAGAACAAAATGCCCTTCGTGATTTTTTTGAAGTACAGGATTCTATTTTTTACAGGGAAGCGGCACGCAATGTAGAAATTGCAGCTTTACCCCTTGATGATTACCGCGTAACGGTAATGGTTGATTACAACTCACCTGTTTTGGGAAGTCAGCATGCATCCATCACCAGCATTCAACAATTTGAAAAAGAGATTGCCTCTTGCCGCACTTTTTGTTTTTTGCATGAGTTGGAAATGCTCTACAAAAACAACTTGATAAAAGGAGGTGATTTGAACAATGCCATCGTGATTGTGGATCGGGTAGTCGAGCCAGATGAATTGGAAAACATTGCCAAAATGCTCGGCAAGCCAAAAGTCGAAGTAAAGAAAGAAGGAATCCTTAACAACATCGAGCTTCGCTACAACAACGAGCCCGCCAGACATAAACTATTAGATATTGTAGGTGACCTAGCCTTGGCCGGCCGACCATTGAAAGCACAAGTGTTGGCAGCGCGGCCAGGTCATGCCGCCAATGTAGCATTCGCGAAGAAGTTGAAGAAACAAATGCAGGAGAGCGATAAAAAAGGGGTGCCGAAGTACAACCCATCGTTGCCTCCGGTTATGGACATCAACAAAATCACCAATACACTTCCTCATCGCTACCCCTTTTTGTTGATTGATAAAATTATTTATTTAGATAGTGAGCGTGTGGTCGGAGTAAAAAATGTTACCATAAACGAAAACTTCTTTCAAGGTCATTTTCCTGGCAATCCTGTGATGCCCGGTGTATTGCAAGTAGAGGCCATGGCGCAGATTGGTGGAGTTTTAGTTTTGAATACCGTGCCCGACCCAGAAAACTACTGGACCTACTTTTTAGGTATTGATGAGTTTCGTTTTAGGAAAATGGTATTGCCTGGTGATGCATTAGTTATTCAATGTGATCTATTGGCTCCTATTAGAAGGGGCATTGCAAAAATGGCTGGCAGAGCCTATGTAGGAAATACGCTGGTGTGCGAAGGCACCATGACGGCCAGCATTGTCAGAAAAGATTTATGA
- the lpxD gene encoding UDP-3-O-(3-hydroxymyristoyl)glucosamine N-acyltransferase, producing the protein MEFTVSQIASMLGGEVSGNGNEKINMLAKIQDAKKGQIAFLSNPKYEQYIYTTNASAVIVKKDFQPKKEITSSLILVENPYISFTVLLEEYHKLISFQKVGTEQPSFLGKNSTAGKSLYQGAFSYIGNDVNIGDNVKIYPHVYIGDNVVIGNNTILHPNVKLYAGTKIGNNCVIHSGTVIGSDGFGFAPQADGTYKTIPQLGNVIIEDNVAIGANTVIDCATLFGDSTIVRQGVKLDNLIQIAHNVEVGKNTVIAAQTGISGSTKVGENCMIAGQVGIAGHLVIANNTSLGAQAGVPKSIKEEGQRLLGYPVFDIKEYFRSYAMFKQLPDINHRLRELEKKIEVVPTESLNGK; encoded by the coding sequence ATGGAATTTACGGTTTCGCAAATTGCTAGCATGCTGGGTGGGGAGGTAAGCGGCAATGGCAACGAGAAGATAAACATGCTCGCCAAAATACAAGATGCAAAAAAGGGTCAGATTGCATTTCTATCCAATCCAAAATACGAGCAGTACATCTATACCACTAACGCCAGCGCTGTCATTGTAAAAAAAGATTTTCAACCTAAGAAAGAAATTACCTCTTCCCTTATTCTTGTGGAAAACCCTTACATTAGTTTCACGGTTTTACTAGAAGAATATCACAAACTTATCAGCTTTCAAAAAGTAGGCACAGAGCAACCCAGTTTCCTTGGCAAGAATTCAACAGCCGGAAAAAGTTTATACCAAGGCGCATTCTCTTACATTGGCAACGATGTAAATATTGGCGATAATGTAAAAATCTATCCGCATGTTTATATAGGCGATAATGTAGTGATAGGAAACAACACGATTTTGCACCCAAATGTAAAATTGTATGCAGGAACAAAAATTGGAAACAATTGTGTCATTCATTCAGGTACGGTGATCGGTAGCGATGGATTTGGCTTTGCGCCACAAGCCGATGGTACCTACAAAACCATTCCTCAACTCGGTAACGTAATCATCGAAGATAACGTAGCAATTGGGGCAAATACGGTTATCGATTGTGCCACCTTGTTTGGCGATTCTACCATTGTTCGCCAAGGTGTTAAGCTTGATAACCTAATTCAAATTGCGCACAACGTAGAAGTAGGAAAGAACACCGTCATCGCGGCTCAAACCGGCATATCAGGTTCAACCAAAGTGGGCGAAAATTGTATGATTGCCGGGCAGGTTGGCATTGCGGGGCATTTGGTGATTGCTAACAACACCAGTTTGGGCGCGCAGGCAGGAGTACCCAAATCCATCAAAGAAGAAGGACAACGATTATTGGGTTACCCCGTCTTCGATATCAAAGAATACTTCCGATCGTATGCCATGTTTAAACAATTGCCAGACATCAACCATCGGCTAAGGGAGTTGGAGAAAAAAATAGAGGTTGTTCCTACTGAAAGCTTGAATGGCAAATAA
- a CDS encoding HD domain-containing protein codes for MNKKKIINDPVYGFISIRSELIFEIIQHPFFQRLRYVKQLGLAELVYPGAQHTRFHHALGAMHLMGRALETLRTKGVEISEKEFEAAQIAILLHDIGHGPLSHTLEETLLVGVNHESISYLFMKELNQEMNGSLELTLQFFRNGYKRKFFNQLISSQLDIDRLDYLKRDSFFTGVMEGTVGVDRIIALLNVHYDKLVVEEKGIFSIESFLHARRLMYWQVYLHKTSVSAERMLVNIVKRAQYLYEAGEDLPASEALKIFLKTKHTLSDFSGNKNKLLETFGQLDDNDIWGALKLWRDHRDEILSGLCNRLLLRELFQIRLTTEPIRKVEIEKVREQIHKSFAILRKDANYLFSFGTVSNEAYVTAGQPIHVLTKAGELVDIAIASDLPTIKAISKIVEKNYLCWPKNLYL; via the coding sequence GTGAATAAAAAGAAAATAATCAACGACCCCGTTTACGGCTTTATCTCCATCCGCAGTGAACTGATTTTTGAAATCATTCAGCACCCATTCTTTCAGCGGCTTCGTTACGTAAAACAACTTGGCCTGGCCGAGCTGGTTTACCCCGGTGCCCAGCACACTCGCTTTCATCATGCCCTAGGTGCCATGCACTTGATGGGAAGAGCCTTGGAAACCCTTCGAACCAAGGGGGTGGAGATTTCAGAAAAAGAATTTGAAGCAGCCCAAATCGCTATTTTGCTGCACGACATTGGCCACGGACCGCTATCCCATACCTTAGAAGAAACTCTGCTGGTGGGGGTAAACCACGAAAGTATTTCGTATTTATTTATGAAAGAGTTGAACCAAGAAATGAACGGTTCGCTTGAACTTACCCTGCAGTTTTTTAGAAATGGCTACAAGCGCAAATTCTTCAATCAACTTATCAGCAGTCAACTGGATATAGATCGGTTGGACTATCTGAAACGCGATAGTTTTTTTACAGGTGTAATGGAGGGAACTGTGGGGGTGGATCGGATCATTGCCTTACTCAATGTACACTACGATAAGTTGGTGGTAGAAGAAAAAGGCATCTTTAGCATTGAGAGTTTTTTGCATGCCAGGCGGTTGATGTATTGGCAAGTGTATCTACACAAAACTTCGGTAAGTGCCGAGCGTATGTTGGTGAACATTGTTAAACGGGCACAATATTTATACGAAGCCGGTGAAGACCTACCTGCCAGTGAAGCATTAAAAATATTTTTAAAGACCAAGCACACCTTATCAGATTTCTCGGGCAACAAAAACAAGTTGCTGGAAACCTTCGGTCAATTGGATGACAACGATATTTGGGGTGCCCTCAAGCTTTGGCGCGATCATCGCGATGAAATACTTTCCGGATTATGCAATCGCTTGTTGCTGCGCGAACTGTTTCAGATCCGATTAACCACTGAACCTATTCGCAAGGTAGAAATCGAAAAAGTGCGCGAACAGATACATAAATCCTTCGCCATCTTACGGAAAGATGCCAACTACCTGTTTTCGTTTGGCACGGTTAGCAACGAAGCGTATGTAACGGCTGGGCAACCCATTCACGTGCTTACCAAGGCTGGCGAACTGGTGGATATCGCCATCGCATCGGATTTACCAACCATTAAAGCCATCAGCAAAATTGTGGAGAAAAATTATTTATGCTGGCCTAAAAATCTATATTTGTAA
- a CDS encoding PglZ domain-containing protein, with protein MQRYTILWADDEIDLLKPHILFLQQRGYDITPVNNGSDAVELAEGRAFDIVFLDEHMPGMSGLEALTQIKSNKPNLPIVMITKNEEERIMEDAIGGKIDDYLIKPINPSQILLSIKKILDNKRLVIEKTNSNYQQEFRKISMAFLDDMNHEQWTELYKKLVFWDLQMDEADNRDMAEVLDSQKVEANLNFCRFIKRNYESWLNNPNIDKPMLSHQLMKKKVFPELSNTVPCFLILIDNLRFDQWKTIEPLITEFFTVEKEETYYSILPTTTAYARNAIFSGMLPSDMVKTYPDLWVGEDEDESKNNFEDEFLAKQLKRNNLNIKFSYNKIKKLEEGRDLADSVNNLFGNSLNVIVYNFVDMLSHARTDMAMIRELAPDESAYRSITKSWFAHSPLFDILKKISEKKVKMIITTDHGTIRVKRPFKIIGDKSVNTNLRYKQGKNLNYEGEKVLEATKPEKFFLPKSNVSTSYVFALEDQFFAYPNNYNYYVNFYKDTFQHGGVSLEEMIIPIISLTSKNV; from the coding sequence ATGCAAAGGTACACTATTCTTTGGGCAGATGATGAAATTGATTTGCTAAAGCCACACATTCTTTTTTTGCAACAACGTGGGTACGACATTACCCCTGTCAACAACGGATCGGATGCCGTAGAGCTGGCGGAGGGCCGTGCTTTTGACATTGTTTTTTTAGATGAGCACATGCCCGGTATGTCGGGTTTGGAAGCACTCACCCAAATCAAAAGCAATAAGCCCAACCTGCCTATTGTGATGATTACGAAGAATGAAGAAGAACGGATTATGGAAGATGCGATTGGTGGAAAGATTGATGATTATCTCATAAAGCCAATCAATCCCAGTCAGATTTTACTTTCTATCAAAAAGATATTGGATAACAAGCGACTCGTAATCGAGAAAACAAATTCCAATTATCAACAAGAGTTCCGCAAGATAAGCATGGCATTTTTAGATGATATGAACCATGAGCAATGGACGGAGCTTTACAAAAAACTTGTTTTTTGGGATTTGCAAATGGATGAGGCGGATAATCGGGATATGGCCGAAGTATTGGATTCGCAAAAAGTGGAGGCCAATTTAAATTTTTGCCGGTTTATCAAGCGGAACTATGAATCGTGGTTGAACAATCCCAATATTGATAAACCCATGTTGTCTCATCAACTCATGAAGAAAAAAGTATTTCCGGAATTATCAAATACGGTTCCATGTTTTCTGATTTTGATTGACAACCTCCGCTTCGATCAATGGAAAACAATTGAACCATTGATAACCGAGTTCTTTACAGTAGAAAAAGAAGAAACGTATTATTCTATTTTGCCCACTACCACAGCCTATGCACGAAATGCCATCTTTTCGGGCATGTTGCCATCGGATATGGTAAAGACCTACCCTGATTTGTGGGTGGGGGAAGATGAAGATGAATCGAAAAATAATTTTGAAGATGAATTTTTAGCCAAACAATTAAAGCGAAACAATCTGAATATCAAATTCTCGTACAATAAAATCAAGAAATTAGAAGAAGGCCGTGATTTGGCCGATTCAGTCAATAATCTTTTTGGGAATTCGCTTAATGTGATTGTTTACAATTTTGTGGATATGCTCTCACATGCCCGCACCGACATGGCCATGATCAGGGAGTTAGCTCCTGATGAATCAGCCTATCGATCGATCACCAAATCGTGGTTTGCCCACTCGCCCTTGTTTGATATACTCAAAAAGATTTCGGAGAAAAAAGTAAAGATGATCATCACCACCGATCATGGCACGATCCGCGTGAAGCGACCGTTTAAAATCATTGGCGATAAAAGCGTCAATACGAACCTACGCTATAAGCAAGGTAAAAATTTAAATTACGAAGGAGAAAAAGTATTGGAGGCCACCAAGCCAGAGAAATTCTTTTTACCCAAAAGCAATGTTTCGACTTCGTATGTGTTTGCGTTGGAGGATCAGTTCTTTGCCTATCCCAACAACTATAATTACTACGTTAATTTCTATAAAGATACCTTTCAGCATGGTGGGGTCAGTTTAGAAGAGATGATAATCCCCATTATTTCATTAACTTCGAAAAATGTCTAA